A single region of the Nicotiana sylvestris chromosome 6, ASM39365v2, whole genome shotgun sequence genome encodes:
- the LOC104210311 gene encoding large ribosomal subunit protein eL20-like: MVTYKFHQYQVVGRALPTENDEHPKIYRMKLWATNEVRAKSKFWYYLRKLKKVKKSNGQMLAINEIFEKNPTKIKNYGIWLRYQSRTGYHNMYKEYRDTTLNGAVEQMYTEMASRHRVRHHCIQIIKTATIPAKLCKRESTKQFHDSKIKFPLVFKKVRPPSRKLKTTYKATRPNLFM, translated from the exons ATGGTGACCTACAAA TTTCATCAGTACCAGGTGGTGGGCAGAGCTCTGCCAACAGAGAATGATGAGCACCCAAAGATCTACCGCATGAAGCTTTGGGCTACCAACGAGGTCCGTGCCAAATCCAAGTTCTG GTACTACTTGAGAAAGCTGAAGAAGGTGAAGAAGAGTAATGGGCAGATGCTGGCTATTAATGAG ATCTTTGAGAAGAATCCAACTAAGATCAAGAACTATGGTATATGGCTACGTTATCAGAGTAGAACTGGGTACCACAACATGTACAAGGAGTACCGAGATACCACtttgaatggagctgtggaacaGATGTACACTGAGATGGCTTCACGTCACAGGGTCCGCCATCACTGCATCCAGATCATCAAAACAGCCACTATTCCAGCTAAGCTGTGTAAGAGGGAGAGCACCAAGCAGTTCCATGATTCCAAAATCAAGTTCCCGTTGGTGTTCAAGAAAGTTCGGCCACCTAGTAGGAAACTCAAGACAACATATAAGGCTACCAGACCCAACTTGTTCATGTAA